The Helianthus annuus cultivar XRQ/B chromosome 15, HanXRQr2.0-SUNRISE, whole genome shotgun sequence genomic sequence CAGAGTGATGAGAATATCTTATATTTTAGCGTTTATAAGTTACTAGTTAAGATATTATATATGgggtaggatcaaatacaaaacaATCCTAACCTAGGAAGTGTAGGAAACTGGGACAAACGAactctgattgacctcattccagcggcgttggtaCCGTCTTGTCGAATCCTATTCAAATATatatagggtttagcttttagggtttagggtttattttttagtgtttagCTTTAGATTTTCGCTTTAGGGTTTAGCagtagtatttagggtttagtgCTTTGTGTTTAGCCTTAGGTTTTATAATTTAGATTTTAGGGTTTAGCataaggtttagctttaggggTTAGAATTAGGGTTTCTGGTTAGGTTttgacgagccggttccaacgccgatAGAATGAGGTCAATTGGAGTTCGTTTGACCCGGTTTCCTACACTTCCTAGATTAAGGACATTTTGTACTGGATCTTTACCCATATATGGATCTTTTAATGTTTTTAACAACAAACGTCTTGCACATTTGATGCGCGTGCTTCGCACAACGCGCATTGACTCTTAGGATAAAAAGCACATTGAAGTTATCTATTATTAAccttttagtgtttttttaacaaCGACCGTGTCACATATGTGATGCACGCCGCACGCGCTTTGCACAACGCACATCGGGTTTTGGGATAAAAAACGCATTGAAGTGCCACatgctttttaaaaccaagattatGAGTATTGGTTAACTTATTATAAGTATACATGATCTTAAATAATTGGTTAACAGAAGTTCAAGACCTGAAAGCATGCAATGAGAGGAGACAGCAGCTTGTGAAAAGGAACAAAGATGGTAAAAGTGAGTAGGTAGGTTACAAATTTGTTAAACATTTCTAGTTAATATATGATGATTTCTACTCTTTTTTTAACTCTTGTTGTGGGACAAATCAATAACTTGGGGTTTAGAGACACGGTTAAGTGGCTGGTTATGATTAATCATTTTATTTCGTAATGATATTTTCATGTGAAGAAGAAATGATATGCATATGCACAACGGCTGAACCATGATCCCCGGTCACCAGAATTTCTTAGGTTTCATTTCGTCTATCAAATCATTCTAATTAAAGTTTTCGATTATTATTGGATTGTAATAATATGTAATTATGATTAATGTATAATAAGAAAGTTATGCATATTTAGGCTTTAAGTCAACCCGATCTGGTCCATTCTTTTACACATGCCAGGAAATTAACTTGTTTTCACAGTTTTTCAACCCTGATTATAAGTCATCTATCTTCTACAGGCTGGAATCCACACCGTGCTGCTAGAAATTCTCAACCGTCCGGGTTGGAGTACTTGGGTAGAATTCCTAAAGTGTCATTGACTAATACATAGTTTGTTGCTCACATTCCATATGGTTAGTGAGAACAATATCTTGACAAATTGTTTCACAGACCAACAGATTATAGATGTCACCTTTAACCTTCTATATGATCATTAGAACTCATGCTTTAGAATTTAATGAACAATTATTATATGTTATTCTTTGTATCATTCTAAGTATGTAGCAAGTTTGACATCAACTGTTTCCTCCCATGATGTGAGACTATGCGGCACATGAGGCTTCCGCATgtgtggggtgggggtggggggggggtatcGGTCAACTTGGGCCTGGTGTACGTTTCCTTACCCTGCATTCTTTTTGTGAGAAACTGTTTCCACGAATCGAACGACCTCTATTTTATGTGGCAACAAACTTACCATTCCTAAGGTTCGTCACTAGACTTggaaataatataaaataaaattaaaggtCTTTTGAAAAAATGTACTCAACTTTCAATTAAATTCCCCTTGACGGCTTGACTCTATGTAACTTGCAACTTTCAATTCACAAATCTCTCCATATAAAAAGTGAATTTATGTGGCTAAACAGAACTTTTAAACTAACTATAAAAGGAAGTCTTAGAATATGTAATATAAGTTTAGTTTTGAAATCTAACAGGATTATTATGCCTTGCATGCACTTGAAATGACTCAAGAAGAACCAGTATATGGTTTTGAAAATTTGGTGTGTAACACTACCATATTGCTTAAAGATGCCCTAAAAACATTAATGGAAGTATTTAGAAAATTAAAACATCCTTTGAAATGGAAGTTTTCAAAAATGAAGTCAATTGTGCCTCCTcctcctgctgctgctgctgctgttgcaaGGAAAGACATTCCCCATCCGTATCCCCATTTTTAAAATTTAGGGAAATTACCATGTCAGTATGTATTTTTCGTCCCTCAACTACTGACTGTGTATTTTAAATCTCGGAAAAATTGGTCGAGTACTCCCCGGGtgctcgctacaaggtaggctgccaaGGCCCGAGTACTCTTCGTATAGGCCGAATACTCCTCGAGTATTCTCCACCTAGAtcgagtacttcccgagtacaCTCAAATCTGAGTAGGGGGCGACTAGCGACTTTCGTAACCATGCTTTTTAAGTATTTTTAATATGGTACACAACTTATTAATTTAACCAATTTTACACTCTTTTAAGTTTCTTTTTTCGTAAACCCCTTATTCTTGTATAACTTAAAAGGTATAATGTTCTATCATTTTTAAAGCCTACCATGTTGCTGTTGCTGAACTTTCGAAGATCTAACGGTCTGATTCCATCCatgtaaaaaaaaaaccaaaccgcCAAAATTGAACTGTTTTGGGTGGCTCGGTTTAGTTTCTCCAAAACCATAGTTGCCAGTTTAGCCTAGAATCCAGACAGTGGACATCCCTATTCTTACCTGCCCTCGAGAATTGAGtacaatctttttattttttatttttttacctaAAGTGCATTCAATATCAAATCCTTTCGCAACAAAATCAATATTTGTTACAGTCATAGCACATATAATGTTTAGTTGATGTTGCTTATTCTATTACGGTGATAAGGGGGGACGTGGCGCCACGTGATGGTACCTCCACCACGCGTGGATCCATCATGCACACCGCCACCGGTGGTTTTGACAACGCGTCAAACCCAAAACTCGTTAACTTTTTCACGCGTTATatatttgaaaattttgaacgtTGTTGCTTGTTGACCATTGATAAGTTACCGTTGTTTCTTCGTCGAATTGAAACGGAATCGATAGATCGGGAATTGGTGATGGAACGAGCGGTTTCTTTGATTACGTCATTGTatgcggtggtggtggcagtcGGAACACCTCTGGAGAGCATAGTGATCGGTGTATCGCCGCCGTGGAGTCGCCGGAAAAGGTTAGGTGTGACGGTTTTGGTGAGGGTACGGAGTGGGTTATGTATAGTGTGGAGTGTCGATATGCACAAGGCAGATGTTGCTTGCAGGAGATTGACACTAGAGTTGCAGTTATTCACGTTTTTGCCATGAAGTGCTTCGTGCTGAAATTGGGGGAACTagtagttattttttttattgttaatttgtaatttggaaaaaaaaggttgtgagtgatggaattgcATCACAAgtatttccactaaaatccatcactagtgatggaataatgctTGATCACATGGTAGAACTTGATTGAAAGTTgtgagtgagtgatgagtgattgGCGCCCCTACCCCCTCATAATTTGTTTGGTTGATgtttctgaatcaatcttttaaGAACGACTAACTCTTAGGGTCTTACATGCCCTCtaatcatatcctaaatttacaTATTTTTTTATCGTAGACTTGAACCCTCAACTACTTGCAGATGAACATTTTTCCAACCCACCTTTATACCAGTGGGCTTCAAGACTTCAAGTCATTTGGTGTTTCTAAATCAAATGACGTGTTAAATAAATAAGGAATGGAATTATCAATTACATTTTTAAATTTAGAGGGTGTTTGTGATTGCTTAATTAACTCCaaagtgtgtgtgtttttttttttttgtgtgttttccTTTTAGAAGTGCTTATTGAGTTATGTCTTatccaaaagaaaaaaaagtgcTTGAATTAGCTTTTGTGGTGGGAAAACCAATAAAtcaataagttttttttttgagtaaactgtcattttggtccctgtggtttgggcacttttgtcattttagtccaaatctcaaactttttaaatctgggtccctgtggtttcaattttgttgctatTTTGGTCCAAATCTCAAatcagatttaaaaaaaaaaactggttttTGTCATTTTCCCcatgggtattttggtcattataCCCTCTTCCTGCACACACACCCTCTCTCACCTCACCAGACACTCACGTGCTCCCCAAACTTTCGCCACGTGTTCAACCATACCCAATTTCATCTCCATCtccatatatacatatacatacatacatacatacatacacacagtacaatacatacatacatacattacatccTCTTCATCCCACCTTATCAATTTGTGCTCTGCAAAAACCCTACCAACCTTCCCCTTCAAATCCACACTCTTCACATCACAAATTCCAAAATTCCTCTAGGGTTTCTTCGATCTCCGCTCTCAATTTCATAATTATTCGATTCTTTTCGTGCCTTATTATCTTTCCGATGCACAGGTCGTTTCAGCTgggagacgaagaagaaaccggTTGGAAATCCTTCACTTCCGGAATTGGAGTCATGTCTCCCAAGGCTAGAACTCGTGATAAATCTAAATCTAGGGTTTTATAACAGTAATTGTTGAGAAAAAAGGAAAAaagtttccattttttttgtttttagggtttcaatttgggAAATCATGACTTGTGTGTTTGTTCAGAGAGGCAGTGgatcctcatcatcttcttcattcgGTGGTGGTGCACAAActgcagtggtggtggtgttaatggag encodes the following:
- the LOC110910905 gene encoding uncharacterized protein LOC110910905 isoform X1; its protein translation is MDPQTPIHKNDADEEDDNVKQLQQCSSIYLLLQDCLVNSNRNWKACQKEVQDLKACNERRQQLVKRNKDGKSWNPHRAARNSQPSGLEYLGRIPKVSLTNT